A genomic region of Xiphophorus couchianus chromosome 9, X_couchianus-1.0, whole genome shotgun sequence contains the following coding sequences:
- the ddx59 gene encoding putative ATP-dependent RNA helicase DDX59 isoform X1 gives MFMPRALKVKRPVQEPGHCLNKKSKTDQEDCDQRNLQASTQKDEAWEDLKTQTDKGEHLTEAPKCESGAQSSSDDAEEEEPVKSFKKSQRWPEPGEPVCVMCGRYGEYICDATDNDVCSLECKANHLLQMGIRAGDYAFNVKDKNTDGKTSQPHHPAVNLGTSEAGYSYREDPFISGLTDEQVERIRLELGIKTEGKDVRRPIVEFEHCGFPSLLSGNLKKAGYEAPTPVQMQMVPVGLTGRDVIASADTGSGKTIAFLLPVVVRALECYFQEAAHGICSPLGLILTPTRELAIQIERQAKELVMGIPNMRTALLVGGMPLPPQLHRLKSSIKIVIATPGRLIEILKQKALKLDKVKILVVDEVDTMLKMGFQQQVLEVLEHVTKEHQTLLASATIPAGTEELAARLVHDPVRIAIGEKNQPCANVRQILLWVEEPSKKKKLFEILNDNKLFQPPVVVFVDCKLGADLLCEAVATVTGLTTVAIHSDKNQRQRNRILKGLLDGDFEVVISTGVLGRGLDLVNVRLVVNFDMPNTMDEYVHQVGRAGRLGHRGTAITFLNNNNKRLFLEVVNRVKPTGSILPPQLLNSPYLFEQQKRENQKNKMQHDDILVTKNNLLDIIKKHDRRKK, from the exons ATGTTTATGCCAAGAGCACTGAAAGTAAAGAGACCTGTCCAGGAACCAGGCCActgtttaaataagaaaagcaagACTGATCAAGAGGATTGTGACCAAAGAAACTTGCAGGCATCCACGCAGAAAGATGAGGCGTGGGAAGACTTAAAAACACAGACTGACAAAGGCGAACATTTGACAGAGGCCCCAAAATGTGAATCTGGAGCTCAGTCCTCCTCAGATGACGCAGAAGAAGAGGAACCAGTGAAATCTTTCAAAAAGAGCCAGAGATGGCCTGAGCCAGGAGAGCCTGTCTGTGTCATGTGCGGACGTTATGGGGAGTACATATGTGATGCTACTGATAATGATGTTTGCAGCCTTGAATGCAAAGCCAATCATTTACTGCAAATGGGAATTAGGGCTGGAGATTATGCCTTTAATGTTAAGgataaaaacacagatggaaAGACTTCTCAGCCTCACCATCCAGCCGTAAATCTGGGTACAAGTGAAGCAGGCTATTCCTACAGGGAAGATCCGTTCATCTCAGGCCTCACAGATGAACAGGTTGAGCGAATTAGATTGGAGCTTGGCATTAAAACCGAGGGAAAAGATGTCCGAAGACCTATTGTTGAGTTTGAACACTGTGGTTTTCCATCCCTGTTAAGTGGCAACCTGAAAAAAGCTGGTTATGAGGCTCCAACGCCTGTCCAGATGCAGATGGTGCCTGTTGGCCTCACAGGGAGGGATGTGATAGCCAGCGCTGACACAGGATCAGGGAAGACCATAGCTTTCCTGCTGCCTGTGGTTGTGAGAGCACTAGAG TGTTACTTTCAGGAAGCAGCTCACGGCATATGCAGCCCATTGGGTCTGATCCTGACCCCCACCAGAGAGCTGGCCATACAGATAGAGAGACAGGCCAAGGAGCTGGTGATGGGCATCCCTAACATGAGAACAGCACTGCTTGTGGGAGGCATGCCTCTTCCCCCGCAGCTGCACCGCCTCAAGAGCAGCATCAAA ATTGTTATTGCTACTCCTGGGAGGCTCATTGAAATCCTGAAGCAAAAAGCACTAAAACTTGACAAAGTAAAGATTCTGGTGGTTGATGAG GTTGACACCATGCTGAAGATGGGCTTCCAGCAACaagttctggaggttctggagcaTGTTACAAAGGAACACCAGACTCTACTGGCTTCGGCCACTATCCCAGCAGGGACGGAGGAGTTGGCTGCTCGCTTGGTCCATGACCCTGTACGCATTGCTATCGGTGAGAAGAACCAACCGTGTGCTAATGTCAGGCAGATCCTACTTTGGGTGGAGGAACCCTctaagaagaagaagctgtttGAAATTCTTAAT GATAACAAACTGTTCCAGCCTCCAGTCGTGGTGTTTGTCGACTGTAAACTGGGTGCCGATCTCCTGTGTGAGGCAGTTGCCACGGTGACGGGCCTAACTACTGTAGCAATTCACTCTGACAAAAACCAGAGGCAGCGCAACCGCATCCTTAAG gGTCTTCTGGATGGAGACTTTGAAGTGGTAATCAGTACAGGTGTGCTGGGCAGAGGACTAGACCTTGTCAATGTGAGATTAGTAGTTAACTTTGACATGCCAAACACAATGGATGAGTACGTGCATCAG GTGGGGAGGGCGGGAAGGCTGGGGCACAGGGGAACAGCTATCACCTtcctgaacaacaacaacaaacggCTTTTCCTGGAGGTGGTGAACAGGGTCAAACCCACTGGGTCCATCCTGCCCCCTCAGCTCCTAAACTCACCATACCTCTTTGAACAACAGAAGAGGGAAAATCAGAAGAACAAGATGCAACATGATGACATACTGGTTACTAAAAACAACCTCTTGGACATCATAAAGAAACATGACCGTCGCAAGAAGTAA
- the ddx59 gene encoding putative ATP-dependent RNA helicase DDX59 isoform X2, with amino-acid sequence MFMPRALKVKRPVQEPGHCLNKKSKTDQEDCDQRNLQASTQKDEAWEDLKTQTDKGEHLTEAPKCESGAQSSSDDAEEEEPVKSFKKSQRWPEPGEPVCVMCGRYGEYICDATDNDVCSLECKANHLLQMGIRAGDYAFNVKDKNTDGKTSQPHHPAVNLGTSEAGYSYREDPFISGLTDEQVERIRLELGIKTEGKDVRRPIVEFEHCGFPSLLSGNLKKAGYEAPTPVQMQMVPVGLTGRDVIASADTGSGKTIAFLLPVVVRALEEAAHGICSPLGLILTPTRELAIQIERQAKELVMGIPNMRTALLVGGMPLPPQLHRLKSSIKIVIATPGRLIEILKQKALKLDKVKILVVDEVDTMLKMGFQQQVLEVLEHVTKEHQTLLASATIPAGTEELAARLVHDPVRIAIGEKNQPCANVRQILLWVEEPSKKKKLFEILNDNKLFQPPVVVFVDCKLGADLLCEAVATVTGLTTVAIHSDKNQRQRNRILKGLLDGDFEVVISTGVLGRGLDLVNVRLVVNFDMPNTMDEYVHQVGRAGRLGHRGTAITFLNNNNKRLFLEVVNRVKPTGSILPPQLLNSPYLFEQQKRENQKNKMQHDDILVTKNNLLDIIKKHDRRKK; translated from the exons ATGTTTATGCCAAGAGCACTGAAAGTAAAGAGACCTGTCCAGGAACCAGGCCActgtttaaataagaaaagcaagACTGATCAAGAGGATTGTGACCAAAGAAACTTGCAGGCATCCACGCAGAAAGATGAGGCGTGGGAAGACTTAAAAACACAGACTGACAAAGGCGAACATTTGACAGAGGCCCCAAAATGTGAATCTGGAGCTCAGTCCTCCTCAGATGACGCAGAAGAAGAGGAACCAGTGAAATCTTTCAAAAAGAGCCAGAGATGGCCTGAGCCAGGAGAGCCTGTCTGTGTCATGTGCGGACGTTATGGGGAGTACATATGTGATGCTACTGATAATGATGTTTGCAGCCTTGAATGCAAAGCCAATCATTTACTGCAAATGGGAATTAGGGCTGGAGATTATGCCTTTAATGTTAAGgataaaaacacagatggaaAGACTTCTCAGCCTCACCATCCAGCCGTAAATCTGGGTACAAGTGAAGCAGGCTATTCCTACAGGGAAGATCCGTTCATCTCAGGCCTCACAGATGAACAGGTTGAGCGAATTAGATTGGAGCTTGGCATTAAAACCGAGGGAAAAGATGTCCGAAGACCTATTGTTGAGTTTGAACACTGTGGTTTTCCATCCCTGTTAAGTGGCAACCTGAAAAAAGCTGGTTATGAGGCTCCAACGCCTGTCCAGATGCAGATGGTGCCTGTTGGCCTCACAGGGAGGGATGTGATAGCCAGCGCTGACACAGGATCAGGGAAGACCATAGCTTTCCTGCTGCCTGTGGTTGTGAGAGCACTAGAG GAAGCAGCTCACGGCATATGCAGCCCATTGGGTCTGATCCTGACCCCCACCAGAGAGCTGGCCATACAGATAGAGAGACAGGCCAAGGAGCTGGTGATGGGCATCCCTAACATGAGAACAGCACTGCTTGTGGGAGGCATGCCTCTTCCCCCGCAGCTGCACCGCCTCAAGAGCAGCATCAAA ATTGTTATTGCTACTCCTGGGAGGCTCATTGAAATCCTGAAGCAAAAAGCACTAAAACTTGACAAAGTAAAGATTCTGGTGGTTGATGAG GTTGACACCATGCTGAAGATGGGCTTCCAGCAACaagttctggaggttctggagcaTGTTACAAAGGAACACCAGACTCTACTGGCTTCGGCCACTATCCCAGCAGGGACGGAGGAGTTGGCTGCTCGCTTGGTCCATGACCCTGTACGCATTGCTATCGGTGAGAAGAACCAACCGTGTGCTAATGTCAGGCAGATCCTACTTTGGGTGGAGGAACCCTctaagaagaagaagctgtttGAAATTCTTAAT GATAACAAACTGTTCCAGCCTCCAGTCGTGGTGTTTGTCGACTGTAAACTGGGTGCCGATCTCCTGTGTGAGGCAGTTGCCACGGTGACGGGCCTAACTACTGTAGCAATTCACTCTGACAAAAACCAGAGGCAGCGCAACCGCATCCTTAAG gGTCTTCTGGATGGAGACTTTGAAGTGGTAATCAGTACAGGTGTGCTGGGCAGAGGACTAGACCTTGTCAATGTGAGATTAGTAGTTAACTTTGACATGCCAAACACAATGGATGAGTACGTGCATCAG GTGGGGAGGGCGGGAAGGCTGGGGCACAGGGGAACAGCTATCACCTtcctgaacaacaacaacaaacggCTTTTCCTGGAGGTGGTGAACAGGGTCAAACCCACTGGGTCCATCCTGCCCCCTCAGCTCCTAAACTCACCATACCTCTTTGAACAACAGAAGAGGGAAAATCAGAAGAACAAGATGCAACATGATGACATACTGGTTACTAAAAACAACCTCTTGGACATCATAAAGAAACATGACCGTCGCAAGAAGTAA
- the kif14 gene encoding kinesin-like protein KIF14, which yields MSIFSVQARKHTTYYDHLVSASTSRTPGGRNRQGDVKVPDTSLGKSGISGAESGTEESRLSDKSRQVNRTYVVSALSKSGSGLQTPYRSRLTLQRRSRRKSGAEKSLTESSQNSTPAPEKRLTLQRRTRTPSMHKTVRGVSVTADPQPISKVLSEPNGRASLFRSASLRETPLKIKGSEAATPGAQTKTPSFASRHLDDSTKTFKTPTRRTPFEKIAAKRDVFERLACKEAPKQVVGKSASLERPKPKAEQAENAKPVPTPRVCKVSSSVEKSHPVVPERKPTTANQQGDATFARMSTPVPADQPLSHPCEAAGHQESFKMENSAVTVAVRVRPFSAREKAEKATQVIFMNGQETNVQHPESRQSYSFTYDFSFCSVDGDDPTFASQKTVYKTLARPLLQRAFEGFNTCLFAYGQTGSGKSYTMMGFEEEAGVIPRFCQELFMKLASMEDEEVKCHVEMSYFEVYNEKIHDLLVTREEPNQKKMPLRVREHPVHGPYVAELSANVVSSYSDIQGWLELGNKQRATAATGMNDKSSRSHSVFTLVMTQTKTEFVEGEEHDHSISSRINLVDLAGSERCRTAQTSGERLREGASINKSLLTLGKVISALSEQVLTRKKVFIPYRESVLTWLLKESLGGNSKTAMIATVSPAGTNVEESLSTLRYAQQARTIINVAKVNEDTSAKLIRELKAEVEKLRSAQMNSQGTEPERVRMFQQEISTLKSKLCQQEREMVEANRAWREKLEQAEIHKREETKELQKAGVTFKVDNRLPNLVNLNEDPQLSEMLLYMIKEGRTTVGKLKPDSSHDIQLTGTLIADRHCVISNLHNMVSIIPMDNAKTFVNGNLIYESTVLHHGDRVILGGDHYFRFNHPAEVQSGKRVSCWTGAGDGQKDFEFAKNELLAGQRAKLEAEIEEAHLKAKQEMMQGIQMAKEVAQKELSDQKNLYENRIQALERELNEENERKRQQERDQQRVASQMAELKIAKLELEKEVDSQKRRLRLHMEAQAIEEQRVCQAKIVDALEAEKRKISKELEEMQKKRALREKQTTRNASPQWDAMKLSLMIEEANKISVKLKKHTLFSRHESSETENTQQGGLRVRVQNTKLGISTFWSLEKFQNNMAVMRELEQGDSTSKDDDVFYDPDDEWEQDILVSSAPTSCFSRRRSRSLLKTKRISGRLYEIRVHPIQSLTNSSQSAGLICGSVQPPSNLTSTTEPAVPSLCKELIGRSLARLRSCSETEETLADRLISDLNLVYTAVQTISDLYESLDDDSQDSVFVCSVAAQTELIKATTALETAVFVAMQWLATIKRSSGLLYSTAEELKSQVKKMGGFFQMLIQGCESEITSMVKEARRKSSQCLDAAMLVLAQLAVVTGMPLSVTAPGNQATGKQSLLSCLLRGTRKGVRSLLEEILAITRETLRDAQLAYPRNPVLQSLKSKTLDMSRALQSYIQSHISEQENDEEAHEEEEDAILLAHLQRLRTTSTKLFQLTLAIQQMQSCLSTALRGMDRNPDLSSYRELISSSTKVVDELVTDLSRKGVETKSLQLQSVISARDDLHSTLQSLLSSFWSEQGVNDSRSSAGSDSSLENDSSIKERPTTHNAVRNKGVYKVVYPFTSGVPLSGSPHWV from the exons ATGTCTATATTTAGCGTACAGGCAAGGAAGCATACAACTTATTACGACCATCTAGTGTCAGCATCAACCTCAAGGACACCCGGCGGCAGAAACCGACAGGGAGATGTAAAGGTACCAGACACATCTTTAGGGAAAAGTGGGATATCAGGTGCAGAATCTGGGACTGAAGAGAGCAGGTTATCAGATAAAAGCCGTCAAGTAAACAGAACCTATGTCGTCTCTGCACTGTCAAAAAGCGGCAGCGGGCTGCAAACACCTTACCGGAGCAGACTCACTCTACAAAGGAGGTCAAGGAGGAAGAGTGGTGCCGAGAAATCGTTGACCGAAAGCAGCCAGAACAGCACTCCTGCTCCGGAGAAGAGATTGACTCTACAGCGAAGGACCAGGACGCCCTCCATGCATAAAACCGTGCGTGGGGTCAGCGTTACTGCTGACCCACAGCCAATTTCAAAAGTACTCAGTGAACCAAATGGCAGGGCGAGTTTATTTAGATCGGCAAGTTTAAGAGAAACTCCATTAAAAATAAAGGGATCAGAAGCTGCAACTCCCGGGGCGCAAACCAAAACGCCATCATTTGCTTCCAGGCATCTAGATGATTCGACTAAGACATTTAAAACTCCCACCAGGAGGACGCCGTTTGAGAAAATTGCTGCTAAAAGGGACGTTTTCGAGAGACTGGCTTGCAAAGAAGCACCGAAGCAAGTTGTAGGTAAATCTGCAAGTTTGGAAAGGCCCAAACCCAAAGCTGAGCAAGCAGAAAACGCCAAACCAGTTCCAACTCCGAGAGTCTGCAAGGTATCCTCAAGTGTGGAGAAAAGCCACCCTGTTGTGCCGGAGAGAAAGCCCACCACCGCAAATCAACAAGGGGACGCCACCTTTGCAAGGATGTCCACTCCAGTCCCCGCTGACCAACCCCTGAGTCACCCATGTGAGGCTGCGGGGCATCAGGAGTCATTTAAGATGGAGAACAGCGCAGTGACTGTGGCTGTCCGGGTCCGACCCTTCAGTGCCAG AGAAAAGGCTGAAAAGGCCACACAGGTCATCTTTATGAACGGCCAGGAGACAAATGTCCAGCATCCAGAGTCCAGGCAAAGCTACTCCTTCACATATGACTTCTCTTTCTGCTCTGTGGATGGAGACGACCCCACCTTCGCCAGCCAAAAAACTGTGTACAAGACCCTGGCCAGGCCTTTGTTACAAAGAGCCTTCGAAGGATTTAACACTTGCTTGTTTGCCTACGGCCAGACGGGTTCTGGTAAATCATACAC GATGATGGGTTTTGAGGAGGAGGCTGGGGTCATCCCACGTTTCTGCCAAGAGCTATTTATGAAATTGGCCTCAATGGAAGATGAAGAG GTGAAATGTCATGTGGAGATGAGCTACTTTGAGGTGTATAATGAAAAAATTCATGATCTGCTGGTTACAAGGGAGGAGCCAAACCAGAAGAAGATGCCG CTGAGGGTGAGGGAGCATCCGGTCCATGGTCCTTATGTTGCCGAGCTCTCTGC gaatGTGGTGAGCTCTTACAGTGACATTCAG ggttgGTTGGAGCTTGGTAACAAGCAGAGAGCTACAGCAGCCACAGGAATGAATGACAAAAGCTCCAGGTCTCACTCTGTCTTCACTCTGGTTATGACCCAGACTAAG ACTGAGTTTGTGGAGGGAGAGGAACATGAccacagcatcagcagcaggatCAACCTGGTCGACCTTGCTGGCAGCGAGCGCTGCCGCACAGCCCAAACATCTGGGGAGAGACTCAGG gAGGGTGCTAGCATCAACAAATCCCTGCTAACTCTCGGAAAGGTAATCTCTGCTCTGTCAGAACAGGTGCTCACCAGGAAGAAGGTTTTTATACCGTACAGAGAGTCTGTTCTCACATG GCTGTTGAAGGAGAGCCTCGGAGGTAACTCCAAGACGGCGATGATCGCCACCGTAAGCCCTGCTGGCACTAACGTGGAGGAGAGCCTGAGCACGCTGCGCTATGCTCAGCAGGCCCGCACAATCATCAACGTGGCCAAAGTTAATGAAGACACCAGTGCCAAGCTGATCAGAG AGCTGAAGGCAGAGGTGGAGAAACTGCGTTCTGCCCAGATGAACTCCCAGGGTACTGAGCCGGAAAGAGTCAGGATGTTCCAGCAGGAGATCAGCACCCTGAAGAGTAAACTTTGTcaacaagagagagagatggtTGAGGCCAACAG agCATGGAGAGAGAAACTTGAGCAAGCAGAGATACACAAACGTGAAGAGACCAAAGAGCTACAg AAAGCAGGTGTGACTTTCAAAGTGGACAACCGTCTTCCAAACCTGGTGAATCTGAACGAGGACCCCCAGCTGTCAGAGATGCTTCTGTATATGATCAAAGAGGGCCGAACCACGGTGGGCAAGCTCAAGCCGGACTCCAGTCATGACATTCAGCTCACAGGAACTCTTATTGCTGATCGGCACTG TGTCATAAGTAACCTCCACAATATGGTCAGCATCATCCCTATGGATAACGCAAAGACCTTTGTCAATGGGAACCTCATCTATGAATCCACTGTACTACACCAT GGAGACAGAGTTATCCTTGGTGGGGACCACTACTTCCGCTTTAATCATCCAGCAGAGGTGCAGTCTGGAAAGCGGGTATCTTGCTGGACAGGAGCCGGGGATGGACAAAAAGACTTTGAATTTGCGAAGAATGAGCTTCTTGCAGGTCAGCGAGCAAA GCTGGAGGCAGAAATCGAAGAAGCTCATTTGAAGGCAAAACAAGAGATGATGCAGGGAATTCAGATGGCAAAAGAGGTGGCTCAAAAAGAGCTTTCTGACCAGAAGAACCTTTATGAAAATAGGATCCAAGCCTTGGAGAGAGAACTG aATGAGGAAAACGAGCGAAAGCGTCAGCAAGAGAGAGATCAGCAGAGGGTGGCTAGCCAGATGGCAGAGCTCAAGATAGCCAAGCTGGAGCTGGAAAAGGAGGTGGACTCCCAGAAGAGACGCCTCCGTCTCCACATGGAAGCTCAG GCTATAGAAGAACAAAGAGTTTGCCAAGCAAAGATTGTAGATGCCCTGGAGGCAGAAAAGAGGAAGATCAgcaaggagctggaggagatgCAGAAGAAAAGGGCTCTTAGGGAGAAACAAACTACCAGAAATG cTTCTCCACAGTGGGATGCCATGAAGCTGTCCTTGATGATTGAGGAGGCCAATAAAATCAGCGTTAAGCTGAAGAAACACACTCTCTTCAGCAG acatGAAAGCTCTGAGACTGAGAACACCCAGCAAGGCGGGCTTCGAGTACGTGTTCAAAACACAAAGCTGGGAATCTCCACTTTCTGGAGCTTGGAGAAATTCCAGAACAACATGGCTGTGATGAGAGAGCTGGAACAG GGGGATTCCACCTCTAAAGATGACGATGTGTTTTATGACCCTGATGATGAGTGGGAGCAAGATATATTAGTCTCCTCTGctcccacttcctgcttttctcGCCGAAG GAGCCGAAGCCTTCTGAAGACAAAGCGAATCTCTGGACGTCTGTATGAAATCCGAGTTCATCCCATTCAGAGCCTCACCAACTCCTCACAGTCTGCTG GGCTTATATGTGGATCAGTCCAACCTCCTTCCAACCTAACGAGCACCACAGAACCCGCTGTGCCCAGCCTCTGCAAGGAGCTCATTGGCCGGTCCTTGGCTCGTCTGCGAAGCTGCAGCGAGACAGAAGAGACCTTGGCAGACAGACTGATATCTGATCTGAATCTGGTATACACGGCTGTCCAAACTATATCTGACTTGTATGAGAGTCTAGATGATGACAGCCAAGACAGTG TGTTTGTGTGCAGCGTGGCAGCCCAGACTGAACTGATCAAGGCCACTACGGCATTAGAGACCGCCGTGTTTGTTGCCATGCAGTGGCTGGCCACTATTAAACGCTCCTCTGGCTTGCTGTACTCGACTGCTGAAGAACTTAAAAGCCAAGTCAAGAAAATGGGAGGATTCTTCCAAATGCTTATTCAG GGTTGTGAATCTGAGATCACATCAATGGTGAAGGAAGCACGGAGGAAAAGCAGTCAGTGCTTGGATGCGGCGATGCTAGTGCTTGCCCAGCTGGCGGTGGTGACGGGCATGCCGCTCAGTGTTACAGCTCCTGGCAATCAGGCCACAGGCAAG CAATCACTTTTGAGCTGTCTGCTGAGGGGAACCAGAAAGGGTGTGCGCTCTCTCCTGGAGGAAATCCTTGCCATCACCAGGGAAACGCTAAGGGATGCTCAGCTGGCCTATCCCAGAAACCCA GTCTTACAGAGTCTAAAATCCAAAACTCTTGATATGTCTCGTGCCCTGCAGAGCTACATTCAGTCCCATATTTCG GAGCAAGAAAATGATGAAGAGGCgcatgaagaggaggaagatgcaATCTTACTCGCTCATTTACAGAGGCTGAGGACTACGTCGACCAAACTGTTCCAGCTAACCCTGGCCATCCAACAGATGCAGTCTTGTCTGTCTACAGCCCTGCGAG GTATGGATAGAAATCCTGATCTCAGCAGCTACAGAGAGCTGATCTCCTCCTCTACCAAGGTGGTGGATGAGCTGGTCACTGACCTGTCCAGGAAGGGAGTAGAGACTAAGTCCTTGCAGCTTCAGTCAGTCATATCTGCACGAGATGATCTCCACTCCACCCTGCAGTCCTTGTTGTCGTCTTTCTGGAGCGAGCAGGGGGTGAACGACAGCAGAAGTTCAGCTGGTTCGGACAGCAGTTTAGAAAATGACTCCTCCATTAAAGAAAGACCCACCACTCACAATGCAGTTAGAAATAAAGGTGTGTATAAAGTGGTGTACCCCTTTACTTCAGGTGTGCCACTCAGTGGCAGCCCTCACTGGGTGTAA
- the LOC114151573 gene encoding general transcription factor II-I repeat domain-containing protein 2A-like, translated as MDLAFLVDMLSHLDKLNLDLQGKLKTLPDLTQSVFSFVNKVKLFKVHIQNGNLSHFPSLRSAQQKAGIKMNMGQYVKMLAQLHGSITSRFEDLQQKRPQIALLIDPFNAEADCLKSPLVTDEAASELEMIELREDDRLKSLLKEGPVAFWRVVPTEKYPCVKRAALKLLSMFSSTYVCESLFSTLKHVKSKHRSVLTDTHVKELLRVATTEYQPDLQRITRNKRCQKSH; from the coding sequence ATGGATTTGGCTTTCTTAGTGGACATGCTTTCACACTTGGACAAACTAAACCTGGACCTGCAGGGGAAATTAAAAACTCTTCCTGATCTGACACAAAGTGTATTCTCCTTTGTTAACAAGGTGAAGCTGTTCAAAGTGCACATTCAAAATGGCAATCTGTCCCATTTTCCTTCATTGCGCAGCGCCCAGCAGAAGGCTGGCATTAAAATGAATATGGGTCAGTACGTGAAAATGCTTGCGCAACTGCACGGGAGCATTACTTCGCGTTTTGAGGACCTGCAGCAGAAAAGACCACAGATCGCTCTTCTCATCGACCCTTTTAATGCAGAGGCAGACTGCCTCAAATCCCCGCTTGTCACTGATGAGGCAGCGAGTGAACTGGAGATGATTGAGCTACGCGAGGATGACAGACTGAAATCTCTTTTGAAAGAAGGCCCTGTTGCGTTTTGGAGAGTTGTGCCAACTGAAAAATACCCGTGTGTAAAAAGAGCCGCCCTCAAACTGCTGTCGATGTTCTCCTCAACATATGTCTGCGAATCCCTGTTTTCTACCTTGAAACACGTGAAGTCCAAGCATCGGTCCGTTCTGACTGACACTCACGTAAAGGAACTGCTCCGAGTGGCTACAACTGAATACCAACCTGATTTGCAGAGGATTACTAGAAACAAGAGATGCCAGAAATCCCACTGA